The proteins below are encoded in one region of Palaemon carinicauda isolate YSFRI2023 unplaced genomic scaffold, ASM3689809v2 scaffold193, whole genome shotgun sequence:
- the LOC137635897 gene encoding uncharacterized protein, which yields MSLQQLFPCIPRRNKKRCGYMLLLCSLLCYLHISFTTHSESYPSNSGYLDDQVVLQNIFYTKQSQNKTEKESNPLKQEPAIDKSPKLSEQEMSANIQEQQPNIPIEFWQKSKNKQLSMNNSCAKMPSLYDIHFNNDYWQSLETSNGSFYLYAAYYDNRTLAERRPVIRILGMIDRLEPSVKPYCQIWFDGQSKPVFSQIWQYKWIWVKGWGNYRNGVLQPYLMSCSVPSEYQGLVPESVSLAEKPCDMATTNLRVINNRPPSGEKEDFAVCVKGINYPFNDLSVRLTEWFELLFLLGANKVFIYDMAVHPNVSKVLNYYKEKGKIGITKLTLPGQQPNIRGVSYMYLKAKIVHKRQNEVIPYNDCLYKNMYKYKYISLLDIDEVIMPRNSSSWRELLEIVKRKDTAENKHRSSYVARNVYFMDDMRQPQEPDVTDVPGYMHMLQNIYRSGNYTKPGAYVKCFHDTERVLTLHNHFPFSCIGPQCTAYSMSTDDAHLQHYRSDCVGELKKVCGVRYKSHPTKDPSILKYKKALISRVSETLKHLAFFKANTAIKSDSDSILR from the exons ATGTCTCTCCAGCAACTTTTTCCATGCATACCAAGACGCAACAAGAAGAGATGTGGATACATGTTACTCCTCTGTAGTCTCCTCTGTTACCTCCACATCAG CTTTACAACCCACAGTGAGTCATACCCAAGTAACTCCGGCTATCTGGACGATCAAGTAGTGCTACAAAACATTTTCTACACAAAACAATCACAAAACAAGACTGAGAAGGAATCCAACCCACTGAAGCAAGAGCCTGCCATTGATAAGTCTCCAAAACTCTCAGAGCAGGAAATGTCAGCCAATATTCAAGAGCAGCAGCCAAATATACCGATAGAATTCTGGCAGAAGTCGAAAAATAAACAGTTATCGATGAATAACTCATGTGCCAAAATGCCATCTCTTTATGATATACATTTCAATAATGACTACTGGCAGTCATTGGAAACTAGTAATGGGAGCTTTTATTTGTACGCTGCATATTATGACAACAGAACCCTGGCAGAGAGGAGGCCAGTGATCCGCATACTAGGTATGATAGACAGACTTGAACCATCGGTTAAACCTTACTGCCAAATCTGGTTTGACGGCCAAAGTAAACCAGTTTTTTCTCAAATTTGGCAGTACAAGTGGATATGGGTTAAGGGGTGGGGTAACTATAGAAATGGAGTACTACAGCCTTACTTGATGTCTtgttcagttccatcagaataccAAGGTCTCGTGCCTGAGTCGGTCTCCTTAGCTGAGAAACCTTGTGACATGGCAACCACAAACTTGAGGGTTATCAACAACCGTCCTCCGTCAGGAGAGAAAGAAGACTTCGCTGTATGTGTCAAAGGTATCAACTACCCGTTCAATGACCTCAGCGTTCGGCTGACCGAGTGGTTCGAACTCTTATTTCTTCTGGGAGCAAACAAAGTGTTCATTTATGACATGGCAGTGCACCCAAACGTTTCCAAAGTTCTAAATTACTACAAGGAAAAGGGGAAGATTGGCATCACAAAACTGACCCTGCCTGGACAGCAGCCAAACATTCGAGGTGTCTCATACATGTACCTCAAGGCTAAGATTGTTCATAAGCGGCAGAATGAAGTCATTCCATACAATGACTGCTTATAcaaaaacatgtataaatataaatatattagccTTCTCGACATCGATGAGGTTATCATGCCAAGGAATTCTTCATCGTGGAGAGAACTTCTGGAGATAGTAAAACGAAAGGATACGGCTGAAAACAAACACCGTTCTTCTTATGTGGCACGGAACGTCTACTTCATGGATGACATGAGGCAGCCCCAGGAACCAGATGTGACTGATGTGCCCGGCTACATGCACATGCTGCAGAACATCTATCGCTCTGGCAACTACACCAAACCAGGGGCTTACGTAAAATGTTTCCATGACACCGAGAGAGTTCTGACTCTTCACAATCACTTTCCTTTCTCATGCATTGGACCACAGTGTACTGCCTACTCCATGAGCACAGACGATGCTCATCTGCAGCATTACCGTTCAGACTGCGTTGGCGAATTAAAGAAAGTCTGTGGGGTGAGATACAAGAGCCATCCCACTAAAGATCCTTCCATATTAAAGTATAAAAAAGCATTAATTTCCCGTGTTTCTGAGACTCTGAAACATCTGGCGTTCTTTAAAGCTAATACTGCGATTAAATCTGacagtgattcaattttgagatGA